Within the Nitrosococcus wardiae genome, the region CTAAGACCAACAGCTTTATTTACGGTGAGCGCCAGCCCTTGGCCGATGTGGATGAATTTTGCGGCAAGCTCAAGGCGGGCAAGGACTCCCAAAATGATCCGGATTTCTCCATTGTGGCTCGAGTCGAAGCCTTAATCGCAGGTTGGGGCCTAGATGAAGCTTTGCGCCGTGCCGAAGCCTACCATGGGGCGGGAGCCGACGCCATTTTGATCCATAGTAAACTGTCCCAAGCCGATGAGATCCTGGCCTTTGCCCGGGAATGGGCGGGGCGGGCACCGCTGATTATTGTCCCCACCAAATACTACAGTACCCCCACCGAGGTATTCCGCAAGGCGGATATTAGTGTCGTGATCTGGGCCAATCATTTAATCCGAGCCGCTGCGGCGGCGATGGCTGAAGTGGCCCGGGAAATTCATGCCACTGAGACCCTGGTTAACATTGAGGATCAAGTGGCTCCAGTCAGTGAAATCTTCCGCCTCCAAGGGGCCGAAGAGCTACTCGCTGCTGAACGCCGCTACACCGCATCACCAGATGCCGAGACCGGGGCGATTGTCTTGGCGGCAACCCGAGGCGAAGGACTAGAGAGCATGACCCAGGAACGCCCCAAGGTCATGTTACCGGTCGCCGGGATCCCCCTGTTACGCCGCCTGGTCGATAAGTTTAAGCGCCAAAACATCAATCACATCACCACGGTTACAGGCTATAAACCAGAAGCCATTGATGTGAAAGGTATTTCCCTCGTCCATAACCCAGACTACGCCCTGAGCGGCGAACTCTCCTCCCTCACCTGCGCCCTTGAAGCGTTATCCGAGGACACCATCATCACCTATGGCGACTTGTTATTCCGCAGCTATATCTTAAGAGATCTGCGTCACATGCCGGGAAACATTGTAGCGGTAGTAGACTCCGCCATGCCCCCTGGGAAAACAGAGAATATCCGCGACGCAGCCTTTTGTTCCCAACCGGATGACCGCTCCTTGTTTCGCCAGGATGTGGATCTACTTCGGGTTGAAACCCAAAGCGAGACCCTCCATGGACGGCCCAGCGGTCGTTGGATCGGCATGGTACGCGTGGCGGGTGAGGGCCGCCAATGGCTGCTCAATGCCCTCCAAGCATTGCGGCAACAAGAGCATTTTCCCCAACTGGGGATGCCGGATCTGCTAAATTATCTGGTGGCCAACGGCCATCCCATCAAGGTTCTCTACGTTAATGGCCACTGGTTGGACGTAAATAATATGGAGGATCTGACCCGCGCCGGTGATTTTGCCCACGGTCACCAACAATGATAGACGCTCATCAATTTATTGACAGCGCCCGTGAATTTGGCTTTGGCTGTTATGCGGGAGTCCCCTGCTCTTTGCTCACGCCTTTTATCAATTATGTCATTGAGCGCAATGATTTAAGATATGTTTCCTCGGCCAATGAAGGTGACGCCGTGGCCCTGGCCGCCGGCGCCCATTTGGGAGGGCAACCGGCTATCGCCATGATGCAAAATTCCGGCCTGGGTAATGCGGTCAATCCACTCACCTCCCTGACCTACACCTTCCGTATCCCTGTGCTTCTCATTATTACCCTGAGAGGGGATCCTGAACTGGGGGATGAACCCCAACATGAACTCATGGGCCGGATAACGGGATCGCTGCTGGAAGCCATGGAAATTCCCTGGGAGTATTTCCCTCTGGAAAATGACCAAATTCGCCCCGCTCTGGAGCGGGCCAGCCAGCACTTAAAAAATGCCAAACGCCCCTATGCCTTTATTATGCGCAAAGGCTCCGTGGCCTCCTATGGGTCCAGCGGCGGCAAAGTCCCCCAACGGGCCTGCCCTAACCCCCCGTTACGCCGCCATTATCCGGCCACGTCCCTTTCCTCCCGCACTGAGGCCTTAACCTACCTCCTCGCTCGAACGCCAGAGCACAATACCGTGGTCATTGCCACCACGGGCTATACCGGTCGAGAATTGTGTGCCCTGGAGGATCGCCCTAATCAGCTTTACATGGTCGGCTCTATGGGTTGCGCCTCATCACTGGGCCTGGGACTCTCCCTTACCCGCCCGGATCTACGAGTGGTTGTGATTGATGGTGATGGCGCCGCATTGATGCGCATGGGCAACTTAGCAACGGTGGGGACTTATGGCGGCCCCAATTTGATCCATGTGCTGTTGGACAATGAAGCCCATGACTCCACCGGGGCTCAAGCAACGGTTTCCAGCAACTTCTCCTTTGCCCAAGTAGCCAGCGCCTGCGGCTATTCTCTAGCCCTAGAAGGAAATGAAGTGGCATTACTGGAGGAATTGTTAAATGCCCCCGTCCAGAATGGTCCCCGTTTTGCCCAGCTCAAAATTCATCCGGGCGCTCCGCGGGATCTTCCCCGCCCCCAGCTTACCCCCGCTGAGACTAAAGAACGGTTAATAGCCCACTTGGTGAGGATTCCATGATTTTACTTAATCCAGGTCCCGTTAATCTTAGCGAGCGGGTACGAGCCGCTTTGCTACGTCCCGATCTCTGTCACCGGGAAACTGAGTTTGCCGATTTGCAAGACGAGATCCGGGAACGACTGTTAGCTCTCTATGAGCTTGATCCTGAGCGTTGGGCAGCCGTCCTTTTAAGTGGCTCCGGCACCGCTGCAATGGAGGCCATGGTCAGCAGTCTGGTTCCCGCTCAAGGAAAATTGCTGGTCATTGAAAATGGAGTCTATGGGGAACGACTCTCTAAAATTGCCCAAATTTACGGCATAGCTCATGGAACCTTGCCCCATCGCTGGGGGGCGGAGATTGATATTCAGCGGCTGGAACAAATCCTCAATGAGGATTCCGCCATCACCCACGTGGCCGTCGTCCACCACGAAACCACCACCGGGCGTCTCAACGATCTGGCGGCCATTGGCTCGCTTTGCCACCAACACCACACCCAGTTACTCGTCGATGGGGTCAGCAGTTTCGGTGCTGAAGCCCTCGCCTTCGAGGATTGGGGAATCAACGCCTTGGCCGCCACTGCTAACAAATGCTTGCATGGCATCCCCGGGGCTGCTTTTGTCGTGGTACGCCGTGATAGCCTGCCCACAAACTCTCCCCAACGCAGTCTTTATTTAGACCTTGCGGTTTACTGCCGAGAACAGGATCGGCGCAGCACCCCCTTCACCCCGGCAGTCCAATCTTTTTATGGGCTGTTAGAAGCCCTCCGTGAACTGGCTGAGGACGGCAATTGGCAGGCCCGTGGAGAGCATTATCGCCGATTGGCTGAGCTAGTCGCTGACGGCCTCAACTCATTAGGCATCGAATCCCTGCTGCCCCGGGAATCATCCTCCTGTGTCCTCCGGGCCTATCATTTACCCGCAACCCTCAACTATCAGAAATTGCATGACCAACTCAAACATCAAGGCTTCGTTATCTACGCGGGACAAGGAGGGTTAGAAACCCAAATCTTCCGGGTCTCCACCATGGGGGCCGTGTCTGAACAAGACATGAAACATTTTGTCACTACCATGGAAAAAATATTGGGACAAAAGTAGGTAGAAATACCTATTTTTTTCCCTTGTGCTCTGGGGGGGATAGGGGTATGCTTTTGAGCTGTTCGACCTCTGATTTTTATTCCTACCGCTTGCTTCCAGATACGCTGCGCATCGGCCAGGGATAAAAGGCTAGCGAACTAAAATTGGAAAGGGTTCTTTGGCTTGAAGCTGCCTCGTTCCCTGCGCAGCGCCTTTAGCTAGACAACCCTCTTGATTGAAGAAGGCCCTAGGACATACCTGTAACCTGGGGCAGTCGATGTTTTAGAGTGATTGAATATGACTTCCATTTACGTAGGAAACTTGCCCTTCCAGTGCTCCCAAGATGAATTACGGGAATTGTTTGAGCCTTTTGGCGCAGTAAATTCCGTGAAACTGATTTCTGATAGAGAAACAGGAAAACCTCGTGGTTTCGGTTTTGTGGAAATGGATCATGACGCCGCTGCTGAAGCCATTGAACAGTTGAACGGCACCGATTTTAAAGGCCGCCCGCTGCGCATCAACGAGGCTCGGGAACGCACCTCCCGTCCCCCCCGTCAGAACCGCCGTTTCTAAAAAATAAAAACGACTATTTTCACCCGTGGACCAAGAGCGGTCCACGGTTTTTTTTATTCACTTTTCCCTATTATTTAAACAGCATAATTGATTCTTGGTGAGCAAGCTTGGGAGAAAAATTTATGCTAGAGATAGAATCCCCCGCCTCCCCCCAAACCATTGACCTAAAAGACTATAAAATTCCTGATTATTATATTGAAACGGTTGATCTCCATTTTGAGCTGGGGGAAAAACAAACCACCGTTCGTTCTCGGCTGGCTATCTCCCGCTACTCAGAAGCCAAAGCGCCTCCCCTAGTCCTTAATGGAGAAGCATTAGAATTACTCTCTATCCAATTGGACGGCCAAGTCTTAGATAAAAAAGACTACCAACAGAACCCAGAATCACTGACTCTTTTCCAAGTACCGGAGCGCTTCACTCTAGAGATCGAAACCCGCATTTATCCCCAGGACAATACCACCCTCTCAGGGCTATATACTTCAGGCGGTAACTTTTGCACCCAATGCGAAGCGGAAGGATTTCGTCGTATTACCTATTTCCTTGATCGTCCCGATGTAATGGCCCGTTACACCACCACGATTGTGGCGGACAAGAAGAAATATCCGGTATTGCTTTCCAATGGCAACTTGGTGGCTCAGGGCGAAGAGGATAACGGCCACCATTTTGCTAAATGGCAAGATCCTTTTCCCAAACCCTCTTATCTTTTCGCCCTAGTCGCTGGCGATCTAGCCCGTATCGAAGATGAATTTGTCACCCGATCAGGCCGTAAAGTCGCCTTACACATGTATGTGCAATCCCACAATCGGGACAAACGCGAACATGCCATGGCCTCCCTCAAACGAGCGATGGCCTGGGATGAACAGGTGTATGGTCGAGAGTATGATCTAGATATCTACATGATCGTCGCCGTAGATGATTTCAATATGGGCGCCATGGAAAACAAAGGCCTTAACATTTTCAATTCCAAGTATGTGCTGGCCAAACCGGAAACGGCTACTGATACGGATTATGAGAATATTGAAGGGGTGATCGCCCATGAGTATTTCCACAATTGGTCAGGCAACCGGGTCACCTGCCGTGACTGGTTCCAATTAAGCCTCAAAGAAGGCTTTACGGTCTTTCGCGATCAGCAATTTAGCGCTGACCAGGGTTCGCCCGCCGTCAAGCGG harbors:
- the aepX gene encoding phosphoenolpyruvate mutase; translated protein: MSTVPLSTTTDLKRQPSKFAQLRALLESKPTEFLMEAHNGLSARIVEEAGFKGIWASGLALSSQFGVRDNNEASWTQIVDMLEFMSDTTRIPILLDGDTGYGNFNNLRRLVRKLEQREIAGVCIEDKVFPKTNSFIYGERQPLADVDEFCGKLKAGKDSQNDPDFSIVARVEALIAGWGLDEALRRAEAYHGAGADAILIHSKLSQADEILAFAREWAGRAPLIIVPTKYYSTPTEVFRKADISVVIWANHLIRAAAAAMAEVAREIHATETLVNIEDQVAPVSEIFRLQGAEELLAAERRYTASPDAETGAIVLAATRGEGLESMTQERPKVMLPVAGIPLLRRLVDKFKRQNINHITTVTGYKPEAIDVKGISLVHNPDYALSGELSSLTCALEALSEDTIITYGDLLFRSYILRDLRHMPGNIVAVVDSAMPPGKTENIRDAAFCSQPDDRSLFRQDVDLLRVETQSETLHGRPSGRWIGMVRVAGEGRQWLLNALQALRQQEHFPQLGMPDLLNYLVANGHPIKVLYVNGHWLDVNNMEDLTRAGDFAHGHQQ
- the aepY gene encoding phosphonopyruvate decarboxylase gives rise to the protein MIDAHQFIDSAREFGFGCYAGVPCSLLTPFINYVIERNDLRYVSSANEGDAVALAAGAHLGGQPAIAMMQNSGLGNAVNPLTSLTYTFRIPVLLIITLRGDPELGDEPQHELMGRITGSLLEAMEIPWEYFPLENDQIRPALERASQHLKNAKRPYAFIMRKGSVASYGSSGGKVPQRACPNPPLRRHYPATSLSSRTEALTYLLARTPEHNTVVIATTGYTGRELCALEDRPNQLYMVGSMGCASSLGLGLSLTRPDLRVVVIDGDGAALMRMGNLATVGTYGGPNLIHVLLDNEAHDSTGAQATVSSNFSFAQVASACGYSLALEGNEVALLEELLNAPVQNGPRFAQLKIHPGAPRDLPRPQLTPAETKERLIAHLVRIP
- a CDS encoding 2-aminoethylphosphonate aminotransferase, with protein sequence MILLNPGPVNLSERVRAALLRPDLCHRETEFADLQDEIRERLLALYELDPERWAAVLLSGSGTAAMEAMVSSLVPAQGKLLVIENGVYGERLSKIAQIYGIAHGTLPHRWGAEIDIQRLEQILNEDSAITHVAVVHHETTTGRLNDLAAIGSLCHQHHTQLLVDGVSSFGAEALAFEDWGINALAATANKCLHGIPGAAFVVVRRDSLPTNSPQRSLYLDLAVYCREQDRRSTPFTPAVQSFYGLLEALRELAEDGNWQARGEHYRRLAELVADGLNSLGIESLLPRESSSCVLRAYHLPATLNYQKLHDQLKHQGFVIYAGQGGLETQIFRVSTMGAVSEQDMKHFVTTMEKILGQK
- a CDS encoding RNA recognition motif domain-containing protein, with amino-acid sequence MTSIYVGNLPFQCSQDELRELFEPFGAVNSVKLISDRETGKPRGFGFVEMDHDAAAEAIEQLNGTDFKGRPLRINEARERTSRPPRQNRRF